From Rhinatrema bivittatum chromosome 5, aRhiBiv1.1, whole genome shotgun sequence, the proteins below share one genomic window:
- the LOC115092887 gene encoding heparan sulfate glucosamine 3-O-sulfotransferase 1-like → MASCLTGWLFLLIGVAGAPLKEKAGLWNKEPPWISSGASYSVPGVGHRLPQTIIIGVRKGGTRALLEMLNLHPDVVVAGSEIHFFNLDENYQKGLEWYRTQMPLSGPQQVTVEKTPGYFASLKAPERIWSMNSSTKLLLIVRDPVERVISDYTQILYNRKERRKPYQPLERILIHGGKLNTKYKAIQRSLYASHFARWLKFFPLEQIHIVDGGNLIQKPLLELRQVEQFLGLPPSIMPSNFYFNQTKGFFCLKMKGQEKCLDESKGRPHPEVDGTVLQQLCTYFREHNKLFFTMVGRTFNWC, encoded by the coding sequence ATGGCATCTTGTTTAACAGGTTGGTTGTTTCTCCTAATTGGAGTTGCTGGTGCACCCCttaaagagaaagcaggattgtGGAACAAGGAGCCTCCATGGATCTCCAGTGGGGCCTCCTATTCTGTCCCAGGGGTCGGTCACAGGCTCCCCCAGACTATTATCATCGGTGTGAGAAAAGGAGGCACCAGAGCTCTTCTGGAGATGTTAAACCTTCACCCTGATGTGGTGGTAGCTGGATCTGAGATCCATTTCTTCAACTTAGATGAGAATTATCAGAAGGGACTGGAATGGTATCGGACTCAGATGCCTCTCTCAGGTCCCCAGCAGGTTACGGTGGAGAAGACTCCAGGATACTTTGCCTCCCTCAAGGCTCCTGAGAGGATATGGTCCATGAACAGctccaccaaactgctcctgatTGTCCGGGACCCTGTGGAAAGAGTCATCTCTGATTACACGCAGATCTTGTACAACCGCAAGGAGAGGCGGAAACCTTACCAGCCACTAGAAAGGATCCTGATCCATGGAGGCAAACTCAACACAAAGTACAAGGCCATCCAGCGAAGCCTCTATGCAAGTCACTTTGCTCGTTGGCTTAAATTCTTCCCACTGGAACAGATCCACATTGTGGATGGTGGAAACCTGATTCAGAAACCCCTGCTGGAGCTGCGTCAGGTTGAACAGTTCCTGGGTCTCCCACCCAGCATCATGCCTTCCAATTTCTACTTCAACCAGACCAAGGgttttttctgtttgaaaatgaaaGGCCAGGAGAAGTGCCTGGATGAGTCCAAAGGGCGACCCCACCCTGAGGTAGATGGTACTGTCCTGCAGCAGCTGTGCACTTATTTCAGAGAACATAATAAGTTGTTCTTTACAATGGTGGGAAGAACCTTTAATTGGTGCTAA